From one Pecten maximus chromosome 8, xPecMax1.1, whole genome shotgun sequence genomic stretch:
- the LOC117332410 gene encoding zinc finger protein 708-like isoform X2, giving the protein MDLIKYDICGKGFDLKSYTNRHLVALTNEKPYKCDFCDKKFKLLSFLKKHEIGHTGEKTHICDICGKGFGLKSDLSHHRVDHIGEKPYKCGVCGRGFGRKSALYLHRKAHTREKHYKCDICDKEYRRSYDLKYHKITHTREKPFTCDICGEGFRRKSNLYRHRTTHTGEKPYKCDVCGKGFSYVYLLKRHNMTHTGEKPNTCDVCGKRFSQPFSLKQHLITHTRDNSLQWNTDSKGLGQKIGPKGHKITQSREKLHKCDICGKAFSYVYLLKSHKIAHTGEKPYTCDVCGKVFSETSYLSRHLITHTGEKSYKCDVCGKAFPNSYLLKRHQITHTGEKPHTCDICGKGFFQASHLKRHRVTHTGEKPYTCDVCGKGFSHACYVSQHRKIHTGEKPYTCDVCGKGFRRSYHLKTHKITHTGEKPHTCDICGKGFCQASHLKRHRVTHTGEKPYTCDVCGKGFRRSYHLKTHKITHTGEKPYKCDICGSGFGQTSTLNRHRIAHATHNSIKCDVCGEEFSQPSACKRHKTTYDTAVTTDQINCSGDKVKSVSLQQIPSISQNTANYTKQNFEMSDETCVEEPVSVCKTTCTSEKIGVMETVNINETVSASKNVSVRETTKVNATAICSIDTRDSGTTSTSVAGAYDVGTDIYVGYIHVR; this is encoded by the exons ATGGACCTAATAAAGTACGATATATGTGGCAAAGGATTCGATCTGAAATCATATACTAACCGACATTTGGTTGCACTTACCAACGAAAAACCTTACAAGTGCGATTTCTGTGATAAGAAATTTAAACTATTATCATTTCTCAAGAAACATGAAATCGGACATACTGGAGAAAAGACCCACATATGCGATATCTGTGGTAAAGGATTTGGTCTTAAATCAGATCTCAGCCATCATCGGGTAGATCATATTGGTGAGAAACCTTACAAATGTGGTGTTTGTGGTAGGGGATTCGGTCGGAAATCAGCTCTGTACTTACATCGGAAGGCCCATACAAGAGAGAAACATTACAAATGCGATATTTGTGATAAAGAATATAGACGATCATATGAtctaaaatatcacaaaataacacATACTAGAGAAAAACCATTCACATGCGATATTTGTGGTGAAGGATTTCGTAGGAAATCTAATCTCTACCGACATCGGACAACACATACCGGAGAGAAACCTTACAAATGCGATGTTTGTGGAAAGGGATTTAGTTACGTTTATTTACTAAAGCGACATAACATGACACATACTGGAGAGAAACCAAATACTTGCGATGTTTGTGGTAAGAGATTTAGTCAGCCATTTTCCCTTAAACAACATTTGATAACACATACTAGAGATAACTCTTTACAATGGAATACTGATAGCAAAGGATTAGGCCAGAAAATAGGTCCAAAGGGACATAAGATAACCCAAAGCAGAGAAAAACTTCACAAATGTGATATTTGTGGTAAGGCATTTAGTTACGTTTATTTACTCAAGAGCCATAAAATCGCACATACTGGAGAGAAACCTTACACATGTGATGTATGTGGAAAGGTATTCAGTGAGACAAGTTATTTAAGTCGACATCTGATAACTCATACTGGAGAGAAATCTtacaaatgtgatgtttgtggtaaGGCATTTCCTAACTCATATTTACTTAAGCGACATCAAATAACACATACCGGAGAGAAACCCCACACATGTGATATTTGTGGTAAGGGATTTTTTCAGGCATCTCATCTTAAACGACATCGGGTTACACATACGGGAGAAAAACCTTATACTTGTGATGTTTGTGGTAAGGGATTCAGTCATGCATGCTATGTTAGTCAACATCGGAAGATACATACGGGAGAAAAACCTTATACTTGTGATGTTTGCGGTAAGGGATTTAGACGATCATATCATCTGAAAACACATAAAATAACACATACTGGAGAGAAACCTCACACATGCGATATTTGTGGTAAGGGATTTTGTCAGGCATCTCATCTCAAACGACATCGGGTTACACATACGGGAGAAAAACCTTATACTTGTGATGTTTGTGGTAAGGGATTTAGACGATCATATCATCTGAAAACACATAAAATAACACATACTGGAGAGAAACCCTACAAATGTGATATTTGCGGAAGTGGATTCGGTCAGACTTCAACTCTTAACCGACATCGGATAGCACATGCCACACATAATTCTATCAAATGTGATGTCTGTGGTGAAGAATTCAGTCAACCATCAGCTTGTAAAAGACATAAAA CAACTTATGACACGGCAGTTACAACGGATCAGATCAACTGTAGTGGTGATAAGGTTAAATCAGTGTCCCTACAACAAATTCCTTCAATATCACAAAACACTGCAAATTACACTAAACAAAACTTTGAAATGAGTGATGAAACTTGTGTTGAAGAACCTGTCAGTGTTTGTAAGACTACCTGTACTAGCGAGAAAATCGGCGTTATGGAGACTGTCAATATTAATGAGACTGTCAGTGCAAGCAAGAATGTCAGTGTAAGAGAGACAACTAAAGTAAACGCTACTGCCATTTGCAGTATTGACACACGTGATAGCGGTACCACCAGTACTAGTGTTGCTGGGGCTTATGATGTAGGTACTGATATATATGTAGGATACATACACGTACGATAG
- the LOC117332410 gene encoding zinc finger protein 708-like isoform X1, with amino-acid sequence MDLIKYDICGKGFDLKSYTNRHLVALTNEKPYKCDFCDKKFKLLSFLKKHEIGHTGEKTHICDICGKGFGLKSDLSHHRVDHIGEKPYKCGVCGRGFGRKSALYLHRKAHTREKHYKCDICDKEYRRSYDLKYHKITHTREKPFTCDICGEGFRRKSNLYRHRTTHTGEKPYKCDVCGKGFSYVYLLKRHNMTHTGEKPNTCDVCGKRFSQPFSLKQHLITHTRDNSLQWNTDSKGLGQKIGPKGHKITQSREKLHKCDICGKAFSYVYLLKSHKIAHTGEKPYTCDVCGKVFSETSYLSRHLITHTGEKSYKCDVCGKAFPNSYLLKRHQITHTGEKPHTCDICGKGFFQASHLKRHRVTHTGEKPYTCDVCGKGFSHACYVSQHRKIHTGEKPYTCDVCGKGFRRSYHLKTHKITHTGEKPHTCDICGKGFCQASHLKRHRVTHTGEKPYTCDVCGKGFRRSYHLKTHKITHTGEKPYKCDICGSGFGQTSTLNRHRIAHATHNSIKCDVCGEEFSQPSACKRHKTTHTGGMCNKATYDTAVTTDQINCSGDKVKSVSLQQIPSISQNTANYTKQNFEMSDETCVEEPVSVCKTTCTSEKIGVMETVNINETVSASKNVSVRETTKVNATAICSIDTRDSGTTSTSVAGAYDVGTDIYVGYIHVR; translated from the coding sequence ATGGACCTAATAAAGTACGATATATGTGGCAAAGGATTCGATCTGAAATCATATACTAACCGACATTTGGTTGCACTTACCAACGAAAAACCTTACAAGTGCGATTTCTGTGATAAGAAATTTAAACTATTATCATTTCTCAAGAAACATGAAATCGGACATACTGGAGAAAAGACCCACATATGCGATATCTGTGGTAAAGGATTTGGTCTTAAATCAGATCTCAGCCATCATCGGGTAGATCATATTGGTGAGAAACCTTACAAATGTGGTGTTTGTGGTAGGGGATTCGGTCGGAAATCAGCTCTGTACTTACATCGGAAGGCCCATACAAGAGAGAAACATTACAAATGCGATATTTGTGATAAAGAATATAGACGATCATATGAtctaaaatatcacaaaataacacATACTAGAGAAAAACCATTCACATGCGATATTTGTGGTGAAGGATTTCGTAGGAAATCTAATCTCTACCGACATCGGACAACACATACCGGAGAGAAACCTTACAAATGCGATGTTTGTGGAAAGGGATTTAGTTACGTTTATTTACTAAAGCGACATAACATGACACATACTGGAGAGAAACCAAATACTTGCGATGTTTGTGGTAAGAGATTTAGTCAGCCATTTTCCCTTAAACAACATTTGATAACACATACTAGAGATAACTCTTTACAATGGAATACTGATAGCAAAGGATTAGGCCAGAAAATAGGTCCAAAGGGACATAAGATAACCCAAAGCAGAGAAAAACTTCACAAATGTGATATTTGTGGTAAGGCATTTAGTTACGTTTATTTACTCAAGAGCCATAAAATCGCACATACTGGAGAGAAACCTTACACATGTGATGTATGTGGAAAGGTATTCAGTGAGACAAGTTATTTAAGTCGACATCTGATAACTCATACTGGAGAGAAATCTtacaaatgtgatgtttgtggtaaGGCATTTCCTAACTCATATTTACTTAAGCGACATCAAATAACACATACCGGAGAGAAACCCCACACATGTGATATTTGTGGTAAGGGATTTTTTCAGGCATCTCATCTTAAACGACATCGGGTTACACATACGGGAGAAAAACCTTATACTTGTGATGTTTGTGGTAAGGGATTCAGTCATGCATGCTATGTTAGTCAACATCGGAAGATACATACGGGAGAAAAACCTTATACTTGTGATGTTTGCGGTAAGGGATTTAGACGATCATATCATCTGAAAACACATAAAATAACACATACTGGAGAGAAACCTCACACATGCGATATTTGTGGTAAGGGATTTTGTCAGGCATCTCATCTCAAACGACATCGGGTTACACATACGGGAGAAAAACCTTATACTTGTGATGTTTGTGGTAAGGGATTTAGACGATCATATCATCTGAAAACACATAAAATAACACATACTGGAGAGAAACCCTACAAATGTGATATTTGCGGAAGTGGATTCGGTCAGACTTCAACTCTTAACCGACATCGGATAGCACATGCCACACATAATTCTATCAAATGTGATGTCTGTGGTGAAGAATTCAGTCAACCATCAGCTTGTAAAAGACATAAAACAACACATACCGGGGGCATGTGTAATAAGGCAACTTATGACACGGCAGTTACAACGGATCAGATCAACTGTAGTGGTGATAAGGTTAAATCAGTGTCCCTACAACAAATTCCTTCAATATCACAAAACACTGCAAATTACACTAAACAAAACTTTGAAATGAGTGATGAAACTTGTGTTGAAGAACCTGTCAGTGTTTGTAAGACTACCTGTACTAGCGAGAAAATCGGCGTTATGGAGACTGTCAATATTAATGAGACTGTCAGTGCAAGCAAGAATGTCAGTGTAAGAGAGACAACTAAAGTAAACGCTACTGCCATTTGCAGTATTGACACACGTGATAGCGGTACCACCAGTACTAGTGTTGCTGGGGCTTATGATGTAGGTACTGATATATATGTAGGATACATACACGTACGATAG